A portion of the Pedobacter cryoconitis genome contains these proteins:
- a CDS encoding Crp/Fnr family transcriptional regulator, which produces MIYNLILENITKHISLDQEEIHYFTSCLKQKKVSKKEFILKGEQTCKYINFVHSGILRAYYLDKEGKQSTIMFAVTDWWITDMFCFINDQPAMLTIEAVEESIIFQLSKDDLDSLYIKTPKFERFFRIIFQNAYIREQLRTIQNLSLTAEERYNSFINKYPQVVKQVTQKQIASYLGITPEFLSTIRSNKHKINVSFDKIS; this is translated from the coding sequence ATGATATATAACCTTATTTTAGAAAATATAACCAAGCACATTTCGCTCGATCAGGAGGAAATTCATTATTTCACCTCTTGCCTGAAGCAAAAGAAAGTTTCAAAAAAGGAGTTCATCCTGAAAGGAGAACAAACCTGTAAGTATATCAATTTTGTTCATTCAGGTATATTAAGAGCATATTACCTGGATAAAGAAGGTAAACAATCCACTATTATGTTTGCTGTTACAGACTGGTGGATAACAGATATGTTTTGTTTCATCAATGATCAGCCAGCTATGCTGACTATTGAAGCTGTAGAAGAAAGTATTATTTTTCAGTTATCAAAAGATGATCTGGATAGTTTATATATCAAAACACCCAAATTTGAGCGGTTCTTCAGGATAATTTTCCAGAATGCCTATATCAGAGAACAACTCAGAACAATACAAAACTTATCACTTACGGCAGAAGAGCGGTACAATAGCTTTATCAATAAATATCCCCAAGTGGTTAAACAAGTTACTCAAAAACAGATCGCCTCTTACCTGGGTATTACGCCGGAGTTTTTAAGTACGATCCGCAGTAATAAGCATAAAATTAATGTTTCGTTTGATAAAATTTCTTAA
- a CDS encoding DUF4406 domain-containing protein, translated as MLILIAGPYRSGTNDDPELITQNLSRLEAVALPLFRLGHIPMIGEWVALPLLHLAGSKKPGDEAYEEILYPVAHRLLSKCDAVLRLEGASKGADEDVRIAKERGLKVYYSLDDVPHADE; from the coding sequence ATGTTGATACTTATAGCAGGCCCTTACCGCAGCGGGACAAATGACGATCCCGAATTAATCACACAAAATTTAAGCAGATTAGAAGCTGTAGCACTTCCTTTGTTCCGTTTGGGGCATATTCCTATGATTGGCGAGTGGGTAGCATTACCCCTGCTTCATCTTGCAGGTTCAAAAAAACCAGGTGATGAAGCTTATGAAGAGATTTTATATCCTGTAGCACATCGGCTACTTTCAAAATGTGACGCAGTGTTACGACTTGAAGGTGCTTCTAAAGGAGCTGATGAAGATGTAAGGATTGCGAAAGAAAGAGGATTAAAGGTTTATTATAGTTTGGATGATGTACCTCATGCTGATGAATAA
- a CDS encoding SMI1/KNR4 family protein has product MLEINNKKDIIIPFNKIGDNDWKIKTSQIIEAFADTWDEELKSPISSAEITTLETKLGTTLPDGLNLFYQTFGLANIGEELQDLDKMEWMKDIWANNPQNGPDFTSKDNEVLPYLVTFSNYIGNGNMFCFHSETKEIYLFDHDSGSYITKMFNTADDYIKGCLIFVQAELYGEDIDQEDADEWTEEVAEELFGNDIIKKWKY; this is encoded by the coding sequence ATGCTCGAAATCAATAATAAAAAAGATATTATCATACCCTTCAACAAAATAGGAGACAATGACTGGAAAATCAAAACCAGCCAGATCATTGAAGCTTTTGCAGATACCTGGGATGAAGAACTAAAATCTCCGATCTCCTCAGCTGAAATTACAACACTTGAAACGAAGCTTGGTACAACCCTTCCTGATGGATTAAATCTTTTTTATCAAACATTCGGTCTTGCCAATATTGGCGAAGAACTCCAGGACTTAGATAAAATGGAATGGATGAAGGATATCTGGGCTAACAATCCTCAAAACGGGCCTGACTTTACAAGCAAAGACAATGAGGTATTGCCTTACCTGGTAACATTCAGTAACTATATTGGAAATGGAAATATGTTCTGTTTTCATAGTGAAACCAAAGAAATCTATCTTTTTGACCATGATAGTGGCTCCTATATCACAAAGATGTTCAATACAGCAGATGATTATATAAAAGGTTGTTTAATTTTTGTACAGGCAGAACTTTATGGCGAAGACATTGACCAGGAAGATGCTGATGAATGGACTGAAGAAGTTGCGGAGGAGCTGTTTGGTAACGATATTATTAAAAAATGGAAATATTAA
- a CDS encoding SMI1/KNR4 family protein — translation MLQINKKEDIIIPFDKIGDDDWKIKTSQIIEALATNWNDELKDPISTAEISALETRLGTMLPEGLNLFYQTFGLANIGEELQDFDTIGWLKDTGAADPEYGLDFTPEENELLPYLVTFSDCLGNGNMFCFHSQTKEIYFFDHDEAPNIIKMFNTVDAYIKGCLIFAQADLFGENIAQEDVDKWNEEIIEELIGKDKLRKWRYFSGWEKE, via the coding sequence ATGCTTCAAATCAATAAAAAAGAAGATATTATAATACCCTTCGACAAAATCGGAGACGATGACTGGAAAATTAAAACCAGCCAGATCATTGAAGCATTAGCCACTAACTGGAATGACGAACTCAAAGACCCAATTTCTACAGCTGAAATTTCAGCGCTTGAAACAAGATTGGGAACAATGCTGCCAGAAGGTTTAAACCTTTTCTATCAGACATTCGGTTTGGCCAACATTGGTGAAGAGCTTCAGGATTTTGATACGATTGGCTGGTTAAAGGACACTGGCGCTGCTGACCCTGAATACGGATTAGATTTTACACCTGAAGAAAATGAATTACTTCCTTATTTAGTCACGTTTAGTGATTGTCTTGGAAACGGAAATATGTTTTGCTTCCACAGTCAAACAAAAGAGATCTATTTTTTCGATCATGACGAAGCTCCAAATATTATCAAAATGTTCAACACTGTCGATGCATATATCAAAGGATGTTTAATATTTGCACAGGCTGATCTTTTTGGAGAAAATATTGCTCAGGAAGATGTCGATAAATGGAATGAAGAAATCATTGAAGAACTGATTGGCAAGGATAAGCTTAGAAAATGGCGATATTTTAGTGGCTGGGAAAAAGAATAG
- the ettA gene encoding energy-dependent translational throttle protein EttA, with protein MSDEKIIFSMAGVNKIYPPQKQVLKNIYLSFFYGAKIGVIGLNGSGKSSVLKIIAGIDKAFQGEVVFSPGYTVGYLAQEPELDENKTVREVVEEGVAEITAILKEYESINQQFGLPEVYEDADAMDKLMTKQGELQDKIDAVNAWELDNKLERAMDALRCPDPDTKIGVLSGGERRRVAMCRLLLQEPDVLLLDEPTNHLDAESIDWLEQFLKDYKGTVIAVTHDRYFLDNVAGWILELDRGEGIPWKGNYSSWLDQKAKRLSQEEKTESKRQKTLERELEWVRMAPKARHAKSKARLSNYDKLASEDSKEREDKLELFIPAGPRLGNVVIEANNVTKSYGDKILFENLSFSLPPAGIVGIVGPNGAGKTTLFRLITEQETPDEGTFRVGETVALGYVDQMHNDLDGNKTVYENITDGLDNIMLGNKSVSGRAYVSKFNFNGGDQQKKVGILSGGERNRVHLAITLKKGANVLLLDEPTNDIDVNTLRALEEALENFGGCAVVISHDRWFLDRICTHILAFEGNSQVYFFEGNYSDYEENRKKRLGDVTPHRIRYKKLS; from the coding sequence ATGTCAGACGAAAAAATAATCTTTTCAATGGCGGGAGTAAATAAGATTTACCCCCCTCAAAAACAAGTATTAAAAAACATATACCTTTCATTTTTCTACGGAGCCAAAATTGGTGTTATTGGTCTTAACGGATCGGGTAAGTCATCTGTATTGAAAATTATTGCGGGAATTGACAAAGCATTTCAGGGTGAGGTTGTATTCTCGCCAGGTTATACTGTTGGTTATCTTGCACAAGAGCCAGAACTTGACGAGAACAAAACTGTTCGTGAAGTTGTAGAAGAAGGCGTTGCAGAAATTACGGCTATCCTGAAAGAATACGAATCTATCAATCAACAGTTCGGCTTACCAGAAGTTTATGAAGATGCAGATGCAATGGATAAACTGATGACCAAGCAAGGGGAACTGCAAGATAAAATTGATGCAGTAAATGCCTGGGAGCTTGACAATAAGCTGGAACGTGCAATGGATGCTTTACGTTGCCCTGATCCTGACACTAAAATTGGTGTTTTATCAGGAGGTGAGCGCCGTCGTGTGGCGATGTGCCGTTTACTATTACAAGAGCCTGATGTTCTATTACTGGATGAGCCAACCAATCACCTTGATGCAGAAAGTATCGACTGGCTGGAGCAATTCCTGAAAGATTACAAAGGAACAGTTATCGCGGTAACCCACGATAGATATTTCCTTGACAATGTTGCAGGATGGATTCTTGAACTTGACCGTGGAGAAGGTATTCCATGGAAAGGTAATTATTCTTCATGGTTAGATCAGAAAGCAAAACGCTTATCACAAGAAGAAAAAACAGAAAGTAAACGTCAGAAAACACTGGAACGTGAGTTGGAATGGGTTCGTATGGCACCAAAAGCCAGACATGCAAAATCTAAAGCACGTTTATCCAACTATGATAAACTAGCCTCAGAAGACTCTAAAGAAAGAGAAGACAAACTGGAGCTATTTATTCCTGCAGGCCCCAGATTAGGTAATGTAGTTATTGAAGCCAATAATGTCACTAAATCATACGGAGACAAGATACTTTTCGAAAACCTGAGTTTTTCTTTGCCACCTGCAGGAATTGTAGGGATCGTTGGCCCTAACGGTGCAGGTAAAACTACCCTTTTCCGTTTAATCACGGAGCAGGAAACACCAGATGAAGGAACATTCAGAGTAGGTGAAACGGTAGCCTTAGGTTACGTGGATCAAATGCACAATGACCTGGATGGCAATAAGACTGTCTACGAAAACATCACTGACGGACTTGACAACATTATGTTAGGAAACAAGTCAGTTAGCGGACGTGCTTATGTCTCTAAATTCAACTTCAACGGTGGTGATCAGCAGAAAAAAGTAGGTATATTATCAGGTGGAGAACGCAACAGGGTACACTTGGCAATCACTTTGAAAAAAGGGGCCAATGTATTATTACTCGATGAGCCAACCAATGATATTGACGTAAATACGTTGCGTGCACTGGAAGAAGCATTAGAAAACTTTGGCGGTTGTGCAGTAGTCATCAGTCACGATAGATGGTTCTTAGACCGTATTTGTACACATATTCTTGCCTTTGAAGGTAATTCACAAGTTTACTTCTTTGAAGGGAACTACAGTGATTACGAAGAAAACCGTAAGAAACGCTTAGGCGATGTAACTCCGCACAGAATCAGGTACAAGAAATTAAGCTAA
- a CDS encoding TonB-dependent receptor: MSHLKCIILFNALIFFCSFATKAQTEHRLTGTVIDSLNDVVSGADVFLIADKDTLTSITNTHGRFVFSGFKADRIALLVMSIGFKPYTRSFQFKEGQLNMDLDMVILDLESNLLNEVIINGRDKPIKIKRDTIEYNAAFYQISENDRVEDLLRQLPGIEVDAHGNATTMGKPLQKLRVNGEDFFTSNVKDFISQLPASVVDKVEIINDYGDEANFTGMKTGESQKMLNLVTKSGQNRGTFGNALVSGGTNKRYGLQGNGNLWEGSKQIGFSSSSNNTNNEAGVNTAATAGINYRDKLSNGVTASAAYNYGYNKNISEQLNSTETVTTDGTIFNKSQSASKSADNTHNINFNVQSIANKSYFQASLGGSMALKNRDGDILSKQTGLIRQDLQSESGSNTKTPALNGNFVWARSMEKPGRSMSAGVVISSGVNQVQDDLRNKLSYYNRQNQLVKDSIVNRFIDAENRTNLVTADFRYSEPLSSDNDSLVKRNIDFSYFFSMSKTRNSLYTKVDNSIGNSSVVDSLSSIYSSAFLFQRFAVNYRYQAERLNYSLGLTLQPSQLTGQYKGNETKISHFELNLSPIVNLSYNLSNWDNFAFVYSGSSTAPDFYQLQPVPNISNLQNVIIGNPNLKSSFTHSGNLTYQHTDEQTGSTLQLALNGAVVEDQVVSNVILLKDTLNSLKQETHYENANGAYLIGSMYSYALPFAKNKFNAELRGTFDYINMISYANNDLNTNRNINFSQSLKFRMNQRRLTLTTSATYTYSSNRYSIELLKLRNIETWQFNWSGRAFLNKNFSLNADVSKKINSGYSLAVANPMLINLSLEKILFKNRQGTLSLQAYDLLNQGNNLVRSISDNSITDSQYNQITRYFLVSFNYRLQNFGHKKTK, translated from the coding sequence TTGAGTCATTTAAAATGTATAATTTTATTCAATGCCCTTATATTCTTCTGCAGCTTTGCTACTAAAGCACAAACAGAACACAGGCTTACCGGAACTGTAATCGACTCTTTAAACGATGTCGTATCCGGAGCTGATGTTTTCCTCATTGCAGATAAAGACACCTTAACTTCAATTACCAATACGCACGGAAGATTTGTTTTCTCCGGGTTCAAAGCCGACCGGATTGCTCTGCTGGTCATGAGTATAGGCTTTAAGCCTTATACCAGATCATTTCAATTTAAAGAAGGACAACTCAATATGGATCTCGACATGGTTATTCTTGATCTGGAATCTAACCTGCTTAATGAAGTTATAATTAATGGCAGAGACAAGCCAATTAAGATCAAACGCGATACTATTGAGTATAATGCTGCTTTTTACCAGATTTCTGAAAATGACAGGGTAGAAGATTTGCTGCGGCAATTACCCGGCATAGAAGTCGATGCACATGGAAATGCGACTACGATGGGGAAACCATTGCAGAAATTAAGAGTGAACGGTGAAGACTTCTTTACCAGTAATGTCAAGGACTTTATTAGTCAGCTTCCGGCCAGTGTAGTGGATAAAGTAGAAATTATCAATGACTATGGAGATGAGGCGAATTTTACGGGGATGAAAACCGGAGAATCTCAGAAAATGCTGAACCTGGTAACCAAGTCGGGACAGAATAGAGGGACTTTCGGGAATGCACTGGTAAGTGGGGGAACAAATAAGCGTTATGGTCTTCAGGGGAACGGAAATTTATGGGAAGGCAGTAAACAGATCGGATTTAGCAGCAGCTCTAATAATACGAATAACGAAGCAGGAGTAAATACCGCTGCCACTGCGGGCATCAATTATAGAGATAAGTTATCAAATGGAGTTACTGCCAGTGCAGCTTATAATTATGGGTATAACAAAAATATCTCGGAACAGTTGAATTCGACTGAAACGGTAACGACCGACGGAACAATTTTTAATAAATCACAATCGGCAAGTAAATCAGCTGACAATACACATAACATTAATTTTAATGTACAATCTATAGCGAACAAGAGTTATTTTCAAGCCTCTTTGGGTGGTTCGATGGCTTTAAAGAATAGAGATGGGGATATTCTTTCTAAGCAAACAGGGCTGATCAGACAGGATTTGCAGAGTGAGAGCGGGTCGAATACTAAAACACCTGCGCTGAACGGTAATTTTGTTTGGGCCAGAAGTATGGAGAAACCGGGCAGAAGTATGTCTGCTGGAGTGGTTATCAGTAGTGGGGTCAATCAGGTCCAGGATGATCTGCGGAATAAGTTAAGCTATTACAACAGGCAGAATCAGTTGGTTAAAGATTCCATTGTTAACCGTTTTATTGATGCGGAAAACAGGACGAATCTGGTTACAGCCGATTTTAGATACAGTGAGCCTTTAAGTTCTGACAATGACTCTCTGGTGAAAAGAAATATAGATTTCTCCTATTTCTTCTCCATGAGTAAAACAAGAAATAGCTTGTATACCAAGGTGGATAACAGCATTGGTAATAGTAGCGTTGTGGATTCTCTGAGCTCTATTTATTCTTCGGCTTTTCTGTTTCAGCGTTTTGCGGTAAACTACCGTTACCAGGCTGAACGACTCAATTATAGTCTGGGCTTAACTTTGCAGCCAAGTCAGCTCACGGGACAATATAAAGGGAACGAGACTAAAATCAGTCATTTTGAACTTAATTTATCACCCATAGTCAATTTAAGCTATAACTTATCTAATTGGGATAATTTTGCTTTTGTTTATAGCGGAAGCAGTACAGCTCCCGATTTTTATCAGTTGCAGCCGGTACCCAATATTAGTAACCTTCAGAATGTTATTATTGGAAATCCTAACCTGAAATCCAGTTTTACACATTCCGGGAATCTTACTTATCAGCATACCGATGAACAAACAGGATCAACCTTGCAACTTGCATTAAATGGGGCTGTTGTTGAAGATCAGGTGGTTAGTAATGTGATCTTGCTAAAAGATACGTTAAATAGCTTAAAACAGGAAACACATTATGAGAACGCAAATGGAGCATACCTGATAGGAAGTATGTATTCTTATGCTTTACCTTTTGCCAAAAACAAGTTTAATGCAGAGTTGAGAGGTACATTTGATTATATTAATATGATTTCATATGCTAATAATGACTTGAATACTAATAGAAATATTAATTTTTCACAATCTTTGAAATTCAGGATGAACCAGCGACGGTTAACTTTAACCACTTCTGCGACTTATACTTACAGCAGTAACCGCTATTCCATTGAATTGCTGAAGTTAAGAAATATCGAAACCTGGCAATTTAACTGGAGCGGCCGGGCTTTTCTGAATAAGAATTTTTCTCTAAATGCCGATGTGTCCAAAAAGATAAACTCAGGTTATTCACTGGCTGTAGCGAACCCAATGCTAATTAATCTTAGTTTGGAGAAGATCTTGTTTAAGAACAGGCAGGGAACCCTCTCTTTACAAGCTTATGATCTATTGAACCAGGGAAATAACCTGGTTAGAAGTATATCTGATAATTCGATTACTGATAGTCAGTATAATCAAATTACCAGATATTTCCTCGTTAGTTTTAATTACCGTTTACAGAACTTTGGTCATAAAAAGACTAAGTAA